A stretch of Lathyrus oleraceus cultivar Zhongwan6 chromosome 6, CAAS_Psat_ZW6_1.0, whole genome shotgun sequence DNA encodes these proteins:
- the LOC127091407 gene encoding protein GET4, with the protein MSRQRSKRFELPPGQENVDKLEKVVKDGNYYGAQQMYKSISARYVTAERYSEALDILHSGACLQLAHGQVTCGAELALLFVETLGKGKVPFDDETLDRLRKIYDGFPRVPLPQHLWDVDDMQQLSENLGCAKIRVEGCSSFLKAAIKWSSEFGTSSSGAPELHILLAEYIFSESPEVDMNRVTYHFVRGNNPIKFATNLVSFLGRCYPGEDDLAIARAVLRYLSLGNLKDANILVEEIKKQTEASEVEFPKTDLMQFINFLLQTMERDAFPLFNMLRANFKSCIEREPAFNELLDDIAEKFYGVQRRNPMGMFGDIFKMMGAE; encoded by the exons ATGTCGCGGCAGAGATCCAAAAGATTCGAACTTCCTCCCGGTCAAGAG AATGTTGATAAATTGGAGAAAGTTGTAAAAGATGGGAATTACTATGGAGCTCAACAGATGTATAAGTCCATCAGTGCCAG ATATGTAACTGCTGAGAGGTACTCTGAAGCATTAGATATCCTACATTCGGGAGCATGCCTTCAATTAGCTCATGGACAG GTTACCTGTGGAGCAGAGCTTGCTTTGTTGTTTGTGGAGACATTAGGGAAAGGGAAAGTTCCTTTTGATGATGAAACTCTTG ATCGTCTCAGAAAAATATACGATGGATTTCCACGGGTTCCACTGCCACAACACCTGTGGGATGTCGATGACATGCAGCAACTTTCGGAAAATCTTGGATGTGCAAAGATACGTGTTGAGGGCTGTTCCTCATTCTTAAAAGCTGCTATCAA GTGGTCTTCTGAATTTGGAACAAGTAGTAGTGGAGCTCCAGAACTGCACATTCTTCTGGCGGAGTACATATTCTCTGAAAGTCCTGAGGTG GATATGAATAGAGTGACATATCATTTTGTGAGAGGAAATAATCCGATCAAGTTCGCTACTAATTTAGTGAGCTTTTTGGGCAGG TGTTATCCCGGTGAAGATGATTTGGCCATTGCTCGGGCTGTGTTAAG GTATTTATCTTTAGGTAATTTGAAGGATGCGAACATACTAGTGGAGGAGATAAAGAAGCAAACTGAAGCTTCAGAGGTTGAGTTTCCAAAGACAGACTTGATGCAATTCATCAATTTTCTTTTGCAAACGATGGAAAGAGATGCTTTTCCTCTTTTTAATATGTTGAGAGCAAACTTCAAGTCATGTATTGAGAGGGAACCGGCCTTCAATGAG TTGCTAGACGATATTGCGGAGAAATTTTATGGTGTGCAGAGAAGGAACCCCATGGGGATGTTTGGAGATATATTCAAG ATGATGGGAGCTGAGTAG
- the LOC127091408 gene encoding glutamyl-tRNA(Gln) amidotransferase subunit C, chloroplastic/mitochondrial produces the protein MSCCKVLLRGTPLLSLTLSKSKSKIQHKLLQFRRLSSKTNCSSLEPPNVSHLAKTAHISLTPTEVEEFGPKIQQVIGWFGQLQSVDLESIEPSIRADTENNLRDNTPETFDQRDAIIASLPSYEEPYIKVPKVLSVD, from the exons ATGAGTTGTTGCAAAGTGTTACTCAGAGGAACACCATTATTATCATTAACATTATCGAAATCGAAATCTAAAATCCAACACAAGTTGTTACAGTTTCGTAGGTTGTCTTCAAAAACAAACTGTTCCTCTCTTGAACCTCCAAATGTGTCTCATTTGGCAAAAACAGCTCATATCTCTCTTACCCCAACTGAG GTTGAAGAATTTGGTCCTAAAATTCAGCAGGTTATAGGCTG GTTTGGACAGTTGCAGAGTGTTGATCTTGAAAGCATTGAGCCTTCAATTAGAGCAG ATACCGAAAACAATCTGCGTGACAATACTCCTGAGACATTTGATCAACG GGACGCCATCATTGCTTCGCTTCCGAGCTATGAGGAGCCTTACATTAAAGTTCCAAAGGTCCTAAGCGTGGATTAG